The following coding sequences are from one Reyranella humidisoli window:
- a CDS encoding LysR family transcriptional regulator translates to MNLRSIDLNLLVIFDALMAEKGITRAAKAIGMTPSAVSHALNRLRQTFGDPLFTRTPTGMSPTRRALELVPFVRAALHSLQQGIALQREFDPETSQRTFNLRQSDFMSDCLLPRLCARVRAEAPGVTLIVGQLPDDEENPYAPGDIQMRVAARARGPEYRRKRIWRDPFVVALRSDHPARMDKLTLDRFLELPFLDVSSAIVDRRSLDEVLRSKGVTRRTAVTIPTLAGVVAVLAHTDLCAVLPQRWVALYSAPSELATMPLPIPLQGIEYAVDMIWHASDETNGAHRWLRRLIVEEFDVLYAPPALRKRRVGHPPSRLDEVPPLAAAL, encoded by the coding sequence ATGAACCTCCGCAGCATCGATCTCAACCTTCTGGTAATCTTCGATGCGCTGATGGCCGAGAAGGGCATTACCCGCGCGGCCAAGGCGATCGGCATGACGCCCTCGGCCGTCAGCCACGCGCTGAACCGCCTGCGCCAGACCTTCGGCGACCCGTTGTTTACTCGCACGCCGACCGGCATGTCGCCGACGCGGCGTGCACTTGAGCTGGTCCCCTTCGTGCGCGCCGCCTTGCACAGCCTGCAGCAGGGCATCGCTCTGCAGCGCGAGTTCGATCCCGAGACGTCGCAGCGTACCTTCAACCTGCGCCAGTCCGATTTCATGAGCGACTGCCTGTTGCCTCGGCTGTGCGCGCGCGTGCGCGCGGAGGCTCCCGGCGTCACCCTGATCGTCGGTCAGCTTCCGGACGACGAGGAGAATCCTTACGCTCCCGGCGACATCCAGATGCGTGTAGCCGCCCGGGCCCGCGGGCCCGAGTATCGCCGCAAGCGTATCTGGCGGGATCCTTTCGTCGTCGCCCTGCGGTCGGATCATCCCGCCAGGATGGACAAGCTCACCCTAGACCGATTTCTCGAATTGCCCTTTCTCGACGTCTCCAGCGCCATTGTCGATCGGCGCAGCCTTGACGAGGTATTGCGAAGCAAGGGTGTGACGCGGCGCACCGCGGTCACCATCCCGACTCTCGCGGGGGTTGTTGCCGTTCTCGCCCACACCGACCTCTGTGCCGTGCTGCCGCAGCGCTGGGTGGCGCTCTACAGCGCGCCAAGCGAGCTCGCCACGATGCCGCTGCCGATACCGCTTCAAGGCATCGAATATGCCGTCGACATGATCTGGCACGCCAGCGACGAGACAAATGGGGCCCACCGCTGGCTGCGCCGGCTGATCGTCGAGGAATTCGACGTGCTCTATGCGCCGCCGGCCTTGCGGAAGCGTCGGGTCGGTCATCCGCCCAGCCGGCTCGACGAGGTGCCGCCGCTCGCGGCCGCGCTGTGA
- a CDS encoding acyl-CoA dehydrogenase family protein, which translates to MTAKQKIDDLNFTPPAAITDLAARVKEFIKDKIIPYETDPRWTSHGPTDELRIEMNELAKAAGVFAPQVPKEYGGQALSQVGRAHVFEAAGYSILGPTAIHCASPDEGNIHLLDVVARPDQREHFLKRMATGQIRSIFCMTEPGGAGSDPSLMTTTARLEGNEWVINGRKWLITGAEGAGCAIIMAKNEGGPMNGHATMFMADLPDPAIRLERTLDTMDSSFTGGHGVIEIKNLRLPADAVLGEIGKGFRYAQVRLAPARLSHCMRWLGAAMRAQDIATEYARTRVAFGKTLGEHQGVSFMLADNLMDMNQARLSIWHTAWLLDQGERASNESSMSKVICSEAYFRVADRCMQILGGLGITRDTVVERFFRDSRAFRIYDGPSEVHRWALGARIVSGKM; encoded by the coding sequence GTGACGGCCAAGCAGAAGATCGACGACCTCAATTTCACGCCGCCGGCGGCGATCACCGACCTCGCCGCCCGGGTGAAGGAATTCATCAAGGACAAGATCATCCCCTACGAGACCGACCCGCGCTGGACCTCGCACGGGCCGACCGACGAACTGCGCATCGAGATGAACGAGCTGGCGAAGGCCGCCGGCGTGTTCGCGCCGCAGGTCCCGAAGGAATATGGCGGCCAGGCGCTGAGCCAGGTCGGCCGCGCCCATGTCTTCGAGGCGGCCGGCTATTCGATCCTGGGACCGACGGCCATCCACTGCGCCTCGCCCGACGAGGGCAACATCCACCTGCTCGACGTCGTGGCCCGCCCCGACCAGCGCGAGCATTTCCTGAAGCGGATGGCGACGGGCCAGATCCGCTCGATCTTCTGCATGACCGAGCCGGGCGGCGCTGGCTCCGACCCCAGCCTGATGACGACGACCGCGCGCCTCGAGGGCAACGAGTGGGTGATCAACGGCCGCAAGTGGCTGATCACGGGAGCCGAGGGCGCGGGCTGCGCCATCATCATGGCGAAGAACGAGGGCGGGCCGATGAACGGCCACGCCACCATGTTCATGGCCGACCTGCCCGATCCCGCCATCCGCCTCGAGCGCACGCTCGACACGATGGATTCGAGCTTCACCGGCGGCCACGGCGTGATCGAGATCAAGAACCTGCGCCTGCCGGCCGACGCGGTGCTGGGCGAGATCGGCAAGGGCTTCCGCTACGCCCAGGTCCGCCTCGCCCCGGCGCGTCTGAGCCACTGCATGCGCTGGCTGGGCGCGGCCATGCGCGCGCAGGATATCGCGACGGAGTATGCCCGCACGCGCGTCGCCTTCGGCAAGACGCTGGGCGAGCACCAGGGCGTGTCGTTCATGCTGGCCGACAATCTGATGGACATGAACCAGGCGCGGCTGTCGATCTGGCACACCGCCTGGCTGCTCGACCAGGGCGAGCGCGCCTCGAACGAGAGCTCGATGTCGAAGGTGATCTGCTCGGAAGCCTATTTCCGCGTCGCCGACCGCTGCATGCAGATCCTGGGCGGGCTCGGCATCACGCGCGACACGGTGGTCGAGCGCTTCTTCCGCGATTCCCGCGCCTTCCGCATCTACGACGGTCCGTCCGAGGTCCATCGCTGGGCACTGGGCGCGCGCATCGTCTCCGGGAAGATGTAG
- a CDS encoding ABC transporter ATP-binding protein gives MTAPLLSVRNLSTRFRTERGTVRAVDGVSFDVAAGETLAIVGESGSGKSVTALSILRLIPDPPGKIEEGEILFEGKDLLKLDDAGIRAIRGDRIAMIFQEPMSSLNPALTVGMQVGEPINLHRRTVWAKALDKAAELLGKVRIPDGRSRLSSYPHQYSGGMRQRVMIAMALACQPQLIIADEPTTALDVTVQAQILALLKELTREANSAMILITHDLGVVARYADRVVVMYGGRIVETAPARQLYKTPRHPYTRGLMASVPRLDGDTDRPLVPIDGQPPDLATLPPGCAFAPRCKEATDRCRAERPPLVESAPNHFSACFFHDRLAA, from the coding sequence ATGACCGCTCCGCTTCTCAGCGTCCGTAACCTGTCGACACGCTTCCGCACCGAACGCGGTACGGTGCGGGCGGTCGATGGTGTGTCGTTCGACGTGGCCGCCGGCGAGACGCTGGCGATCGTCGGCGAATCGGGGTCGGGCAAGAGCGTGACCGCGCTCTCGATCCTGCGCCTGATCCCCGATCCACCCGGCAAGATCGAGGAAGGCGAGATCCTCTTTGAGGGCAAGGACCTGCTGAAGCTCGACGATGCCGGCATCCGCGCCATCCGCGGTGACCGCATCGCCATGATCTTCCAGGAGCCGATGAGCTCGCTCAACCCGGCGCTCACCGTCGGCATGCAGGTCGGCGAGCCGATCAACCTGCACCGCAGGACGGTGTGGGCCAAGGCGCTCGACAAGGCCGCCGAGCTTCTCGGCAAGGTGCGCATTCCCGACGGCCGCAGCCGGCTCTCCTCCTATCCGCACCAGTATTCCGGCGGCATGCGCCAGCGCGTGATGATCGCCATGGCGCTGGCGTGCCAGCCGCAGCTCATCATCGCCGACGAACCGACGACGGCGCTCGACGTCACCGTGCAGGCGCAGATCCTGGCGCTGCTCAAGGAACTGACGCGCGAGGCCAACTCCGCGATGATCCTGATCACCCACGATCTGGGCGTCGTGGCGCGCTACGCCGACCGCGTCGTGGTGATGTATGGCGGCCGCATCGTCGAGACCGCACCGGCGCGCCAGCTCTACAAGACACCGCGCCATCCCTATACGCGCGGCCTCATGGCCTCGGTGCCGCGGCTCGACGGCGACACCGACCGGCCGCTGGTTCCGATCGACGGCCAGCCGCCCGATCTCGCGACCTTGCCGCCGGGCTGCGCCTTCGCTCCGCGCTGCAAGGAGGCGACCGACCGCTGCCGGGCCGAGCGGCCGCCGCTGGTCGAGAGCGCTCCCAACCATTTTTCCGCGTGCTTCTTCCATGACCGCCTCGCAGCCTGA
- a CDS encoding ABC transporter substrate-binding protein — translation MKRLGKALLCGAIGLGLLAAPALAQEKPKYGGTLEVGTVYVTLTALSFDPADWNWKLNHDTGNYLEQLFAADLSKSVRNGGKHPFYADAWLPTDAIRGELAESWEWKQNPLRVEVKLRKGVMFPEKPGVMAARELTADDVVFSFYRLAKSAKAQKGYFDYVDKVEAKDKYTVDFLFKEFHAEWDYRFGWGYYSPIYPKEMADAGASNWKNGNGTGPFMLTDFVQGSSNTYSRNPNYWDKEKIGGEEYKLPFLDKVVYRTIKDEATFLTALRTAKLDLLEAIRWSAADDLKKTTPQLKWSRWLNMSGTFLAMRVDTKPFDDIRVRRALNYAVNKQEIVKAYYGGNAELFAYPQHPDYVGYFEPLDSMPDSVKELFIYNPDKAKKLLAEAGYPKGFSFKVQVCSCSPDHMDLLPLVAAYLEQVGVKLEIQPMEYAAFLSAMTTKTNAPGYFMNNGHTNPTRSLHKSFYTKEVWNPSQWADPAYDAKIDAMYREPDEGKRQAMIKELTREILDKAPYIWLPTPYIYTAWWPWVKGYNGELRAGAVRPGPIYARMWVDQELKKKMGK, via the coding sequence ATGAAGAGACTGGGAAAGGCGCTGCTGTGCGGCGCGATCGGACTGGGTTTGCTGGCGGCGCCGGCGCTGGCGCAGGAGAAGCCGAAGTACGGCGGCACGCTGGAAGTCGGCACCGTTTACGTGACGTTGACTGCGCTGTCGTTCGATCCAGCCGACTGGAACTGGAAGCTGAACCACGACACCGGCAACTATCTCGAGCAGCTTTTCGCCGCTGACCTCTCCAAGAGCGTGCGAAACGGCGGAAAGCATCCGTTCTACGCAGACGCCTGGCTTCCGACCGACGCCATCCGCGGCGAGTTGGCCGAGAGCTGGGAGTGGAAGCAGAATCCGTTGCGCGTCGAGGTGAAGCTGCGCAAGGGCGTGATGTTCCCGGAGAAGCCCGGTGTCATGGCGGCGCGTGAACTGACGGCAGATGACGTCGTCTTCAGCTTTTATCGTCTTGCCAAGAGTGCCAAGGCCCAGAAGGGCTACTTCGACTATGTCGACAAGGTCGAGGCCAAGGACAAGTACACGGTAGACTTCCTTTTCAAGGAATTCCACGCCGAGTGGGACTACCGGTTCGGCTGGGGCTACTACTCGCCCATCTACCCGAAGGAGATGGCCGACGCTGGCGCCTCCAACTGGAAGAACGGCAATGGTACCGGGCCATTCATGCTGACCGATTTCGTGCAGGGCAGTTCCAATACCTACAGCAGGAACCCCAACTATTGGGACAAGGAGAAGATCGGTGGCGAGGAATACAAGCTGCCGTTCCTCGACAAGGTCGTCTATCGCACGATCAAGGACGAGGCGACGTTCCTGACGGCGCTCAGGACCGCCAAGCTCGACCTCCTGGAGGCGATCCGGTGGAGCGCGGCGGACGATCTGAAGAAGACGACGCCGCAGCTCAAGTGGTCGCGCTGGCTCAACATGTCGGGCACGTTCCTCGCGATGCGTGTCGACACCAAGCCGTTCGACGACATCCGCGTGCGCCGCGCGCTGAACTACGCGGTCAACAAGCAGGAGATCGTCAAGGCCTACTACGGCGGTAACGCCGAACTCTTCGCATATCCGCAGCACCCTGATTACGTCGGCTACTTCGAACCGCTCGATTCGATGCCGGATTCGGTCAAGGAACTTTTCATCTACAATCCGGACAAGGCGAAGAAGCTGCTGGCCGAAGCGGGCTATCCGAAGGGCTTCAGCTTCAAGGTCCAGGTCTGCTCCTGCAGCCCCGATCACATGGACCTGTTGCCGCTTGTTGCGGCCTATCTGGAACAGGTCGGCGTCAAGCTCGAGATTCAGCCGATGGAATATGCGGCCTTCCTCTCGGCGATGACCACCAAGACGAATGCGCCTGGCTACTTCATGAATAACGGCCACACCAATCCGACGCGAAGCCTGCACAAGAGCTTCTATACCAAGGAGGTCTGGAATCCGTCGCAATGGGCGGATCCGGCCTACGACGCCAAGATCGATGCCATGTATCGCGAGCCCGACGAGGGCAAGCGCCAGGCCATGATCAAGGAGCTGACCCGGGAGATCCTCGACAAGGCCCCCTACATCTGGTTGCCGACGCCCTACATCTATACGGCGTGGTGGCCGTGGGTGAAGGGCTACAACGGCGAACTGCGCGCCGGCGCAGTCCGCCCGGGCCCGATCTACGCCCGCATGTGGGTCGATCAGGAGCTGAAGAAGAAGATGGGCAAGTGA
- a CDS encoding phosphotransferase enzyme family protein — MDSETVDRTFTPAAHEALKAFPIDAEDLTLVSLSENVTFKVADRRDGRAYVLRLHRPGYHTLQELISERAWIRALAEAGIDVPSAVLARDGQDYVPVTIPATGEQRFAGMASWTEGRLLSDVLAETDNQKRVEESFTQLGAITAAMHNQASAWQPPPGFKRHALDSDGLMGMAPHWGEFWEHRSLSAGERRLLLEMRQRLHDMLGRLSREPHAYSLIHADMHPGNIVVDGDRLTVIDFDDAGYGWHQYDLATALTHWQTKSNAAEIERAFLAGYRAGRPVADEALSLLPQFRLIRWMATIGWFHQRPEVNRPSSVFEERKAWVLEQCEALQRSRL, encoded by the coding sequence ATGGACAGCGAGACCGTCGATCGGACTTTCACGCCGGCCGCCCACGAAGCGCTGAAGGCCTTTCCGATCGACGCCGAGGATCTGACCCTGGTGTCGCTCTCCGAGAACGTCACGTTCAAGGTGGCCGACCGGCGAGATGGTCGGGCTTACGTTCTGCGCCTGCATCGGCCGGGCTATCACACGCTCCAGGAGCTGATCTCCGAGCGGGCCTGGATCCGGGCGCTGGCCGAAGCCGGGATCGATGTTCCCTCGGCTGTGCTCGCGCGCGACGGCCAGGACTATGTCCCGGTCACGATTCCCGCCACGGGCGAGCAACGCTTCGCCGGCATGGCCAGCTGGACCGAAGGCCGCCTGCTCTCCGATGTCCTGGCGGAAACCGACAATCAGAAGCGTGTCGAAGAGTCCTTCACACAGCTCGGTGCCATCACGGCGGCGATGCACAATCAGGCCAGTGCCTGGCAGCCGCCGCCGGGTTTCAAGCGGCACGCGCTCGACAGCGACGGGCTGATGGGGATGGCGCCGCATTGGGGAGAGTTCTGGGAACACCGCTCGCTGTCGGCGGGCGAGCGCAGGCTTCTGCTCGAAATGCGGCAGCGCCTGCACGACATGCTGGGCCGACTGAGCCGCGAGCCGCACGCCTACAGCCTGATCCACGCCGACATGCATCCGGGCAACATCGTGGTCGACGGCGACCGGCTGACCGTGATCGACTTCGACGATGCGGGCTATGGCTGGCACCAATACGACCTCGCCACCGCGCTCACGCACTGGCAGACCAAGTCCAATGCCGCCGAGATCGAGCGCGCCTTCCTCGCCGGCTATCGCGCCGGGCGTCCGGTCGCCGACGAGGCCCTGAGCCTGCTCCCTCAGTTCCGGCTGATCCGCTGGATGGCGACCATCGGCTGGTTCCACCAGCGCCCCGAGGTCAATCGCCCGTCGTCGGTGTTCGAGGAACGCAAGGCCTGGGTCCTCGAACAGTGCGAGGCTCTGCAGCGCTCCCGGCTATGA
- a CDS encoding ABC transporter ATP-binding protein — MTASQPDTVLKVEDLKIHFPITAGAILRKQVGTVKAVDGVSFSVARGETLGLVGESGCGKSTTGLAILRMLDVTEGRIEFEGEDITRHDRKRMRPIRRRMQMVYQDPYGSLNPRMKVADIVGEPLVVHGMASDQDKYRARVADLLRMVGLLPDMAERYPHEFSGGQRQRIGIARALALEPTLLICDEPVSALDVSIQAQVVNLFMELQERLGLTYIFIAHDLSVVRHISDRIAVMYLGRIAEIATRVQLYKDPLHPYTQALLAAVPIADPELEAARGADIIAGEIPSAMRPPPGCRFHTRCPRAMDVCKAVDPPLIEMADGRAVACHLHS; from the coding sequence ATGACCGCCTCGCAGCCTGACACCGTCCTGAAGGTCGAAGACCTCAAGATTCACTTCCCGATCACGGCGGGCGCGATCCTGCGCAAGCAGGTCGGCACGGTGAAGGCCGTCGACGGCGTGAGCTTCAGCGTGGCGCGCGGCGAGACGCTGGGGCTGGTGGGCGAATCGGGCTGCGGCAAGTCCACGACGGGCCTCGCCATCCTGCGCATGCTCGACGTGACGGAAGGCAGGATCGAGTTCGAGGGCGAGGACATCACGCGTCACGACCGCAAGCGCATGCGGCCGATCCGGCGGCGTATGCAGATGGTCTACCAGGATCCCTACGGCTCGCTGAATCCGCGCATGAAGGTGGCCGACATCGTGGGCGAGCCGCTGGTCGTCCACGGGATGGCGTCCGACCAGGACAAGTATCGCGCCCGCGTCGCCGATCTGCTGCGCATGGTCGGATTGCTGCCGGACATGGCCGAGCGCTATCCACACGAATTCTCGGGCGGCCAGCGCCAGCGCATCGGCATTGCCCGTGCGCTCGCGCTGGAGCCGACGCTCCTGATCTGCGACGAGCCGGTGTCGGCGCTCGACGTGTCGATCCAGGCGCAGGTCGTGAACCTGTTCATGGAGCTGCAGGAGCGGCTCGGCCTCACCTACATCTTCATCGCCCACGATCTCAGCGTCGTGCGTCACATCAGCGACCGCATCGCCGTGATGTATCTCGGCCGCATCGCCGAGATCGCGACACGGGTCCAGCTCTACAAGGATCCGCTGCATCCCTACACGCAGGCGCTGCTGGCCGCCGTGCCGATCGCCGATCCCGAGCTGGAGGCCGCGCGCGGCGCCGACATCATCGCGGGCGAAATCCCCAGCGCCATGCGCCCGCCGCCCGGCTGCCGGTTCCACACGCGCTGCCCCCGGGCGATGGACGTCTGCAAGGCCGTCGACCCGCCGTTGATCGAGATGGCCGACGGAAGAGCCGTCGCCTGCCATCTGCATTCATAG
- a CDS encoding ABC transporter permease: MASVAETTLAVPPRRKRGPVLHFIGRLFREKPLGAAGAVVFVLFLFCGIFADALAPYGMNQIAPLNRLKPPSWAFPFGTDNLGRDMLSRCLYGAQLSVIIGFCAAGIATIISVFLGIVSGYLGGKFDLVLQRFVDAWMSFPDLIILIVVVSVVGPGMPQIIVTLGLLLGIAGSRIIRGAVVSVRENMYVHAAQSTGASTFRILWRHILPNVMAPVIVLFTTRVGTVILAESGLSFLGLGVPPPAPTWGGLLSGSGRTYMLQGPWLALAPGLCLTVVVYATNMFGDALRDLLDPRMRGSR, translated from the coding sequence ATGGCGTCCGTCGCGGAGACCACCCTGGCCGTCCCGCCGCGGCGCAAGCGCGGGCCGGTGCTGCACTTCATCGGCCGCCTGTTCCGCGAGAAGCCGCTGGGCGCGGCCGGCGCGGTCGTGTTCGTGCTGTTCCTGTTCTGCGGGATCTTCGCCGACGCGCTGGCGCCCTACGGCATGAACCAGATCGCGCCGCTGAACCGGCTGAAGCCCCCCTCCTGGGCGTTCCCATTCGGCACCGACAATCTCGGGCGCGACATGCTCTCGCGCTGCCTCTATGGCGCCCAGCTCTCGGTCATCATCGGCTTCTGCGCCGCCGGCATCGCGACGATCATCTCGGTCTTCCTCGGCATCGTCTCGGGCTATCTCGGCGGCAAGTTCGACCTGGTGCTGCAGCGCTTCGTCGACGCCTGGATGAGCTTTCCCGATCTCATCATCCTGATCGTGGTCGTATCGGTGGTCGGACCGGGCATGCCGCAGATCATCGTGACGCTCGGCCTGCTGCTGGGCATCGCCGGCTCGCGCATCATCCGCGGCGCCGTCGTCTCTGTGCGCGAGAACATGTACGTCCACGCGGCGCAATCGACCGGCGCGTCGACCTTCCGCATCCTCTGGCGGCACATCCTGCCCAACGTCATGGCGCCGGTGATCGTGCTGTTCACGACGCGCGTCGGCACGGTGATCCTGGCCGAATCGGGCCTGTCGTTCCTCGGCCTCGGCGTGCCGCCGCCGGCGCCGACCTGGGGCGGCCTCCTGTCGGGCAGTGGCAGGACTTACATGCTGCAGGGCCCGTGGCTCGCGCTCGCCCCGGGCCTCTGCCTCACCGTCGTGGTCTACGCCACCAACATGTTCGGCGACGCGCTGCGCGATCTGCTCGATCCGCGCATGCGCGGATCGCGCTGA
- a CDS encoding aspartate aminotransferase family protein produces MSSTTLAARRDRAFGAGAPLFYNTPLHIVRGEGVELFDPEGRRYVDMYNNVPCVGHANSHVAEAMARQQSTLNVHSRYLHEGIVAFAERLTALHGPAIESVIFSCSGTEANEVALRMARMATGKSGIVCTNATYHGNSEAVGKMTRIGTGQNAAGDVRAIPFPEMLRPLVPGAGEDELREAYLDRLRQAIRGLEEDGTGFAGLIVCSIFANEGLPDVPSGFMARAAEIVREAGGLVIADEVQAGYCRSGQWWGYDVLGFKPDIVVTGKPMGNGLPLAATAASRTLVEGFRAATRYFNTFASSPLQAAVGMAVIDVIERDGLAANVATVGAFLKSALAERKGRFASIADVRGHGLFIGVEIARTDAAREPDMDKAVDIINRLKDRGFLTSNAGAYRNVVKIRPPLVFKQSHAEEFLVAFDATMADVDG; encoded by the coding sequence ATGAGCTCGACGACATTAGCTGCCCGCCGCGACCGCGCCTTCGGCGCCGGCGCGCCCCTCTTCTACAACACGCCCCTGCACATCGTGCGGGGCGAGGGCGTCGAGCTGTTCGATCCCGAAGGCCGGCGCTACGTCGACATGTACAACAACGTGCCGTGCGTCGGTCATGCCAACAGCCACGTCGCCGAGGCGATGGCCCGCCAGCAGTCGACGCTCAACGTCCACAGCCGCTACCTGCACGAAGGCATCGTGGCCTTCGCCGAGCGGCTGACGGCGCTGCACGGGCCGGCGATCGAGAGCGTGATCTTCTCCTGCTCCGGCACGGAGGCCAACGAAGTGGCGCTGCGCATGGCGCGCATGGCCACCGGAAAATCCGGCATCGTCTGCACCAACGCCACCTATCACGGCAACAGCGAGGCCGTCGGCAAGATGACCCGCATCGGCACCGGCCAGAACGCCGCTGGCGACGTGCGCGCGATCCCCTTCCCCGAGATGCTGCGCCCGCTGGTGCCCGGCGCCGGCGAGGACGAACTCCGCGAGGCCTATCTCGACCGGTTGCGCCAGGCGATCCGCGGCCTGGAGGAGGACGGCACGGGCTTCGCCGGCCTGATCGTCTGCTCGATCTTCGCCAACGAGGGCCTGCCCGACGTGCCCTCGGGCTTCATGGCGCGCGCCGCCGAGATCGTGCGCGAAGCGGGCGGGCTGGTGATCGCCGACGAGGTGCAGGCCGGCTATTGCCGCAGCGGGCAGTGGTGGGGCTACGACGTGCTTGGCTTCAAGCCCGACATCGTCGTCACCGGCAAGCCGATGGGCAACGGCCTGCCGCTGGCCGCCACCGCTGCGAGCCGCACGCTGGTCGAAGGCTTCCGGGCGGCGACGCGCTACTTCAACACCTTCGCCTCGAGCCCGCTGCAGGCGGCGGTCGGCATGGCCGTGATCGACGTGATCGAGCGCGATGGCCTTGCCGCTAACGTCGCCACTGTGGGGGCGTTCCTGAAATCGGCACTGGCCGAACGCAAGGGCCGCTTCGCGTCGATCGCCGACGTGCGCGGCCACGGGCTGTTCATCGGCGTCGAAATCGCCCGGACGGACGCAGCGCGCGAACCCGACATGGACAAGGCGGTCGACATCATCAACCGCCTGAAGGACCGCGGCTTCCTGACCAGCAATGCCGGGGCCTACAGGAACGTCGTGAAGATCCGGCCGCCGCTGGTCTTCAAGCAGAGTCACGCCGAGGAATTCCTCGTCGCCTTCGACGCGACGATGGCGGACGTCGACGGCTAG
- the dctP gene encoding TRAP transporter substrate-binding protein DctP produces MRGLWLSVMAALLLGPVAARAETFGVSTVHRPDYPSVLAMAEMSRLVAERTGGRIKLALQPKSGDTESFTLQQVRTGRLAMATVGVANFHDLVPATTVLSLPYLFESDDHVRRTLDGPIGEEILASLDEIGLVGLCFYDPGYRSIMARRPVRNGADMKNLKIAVPLSEMARATVQAMGGQPVPLPGSLVYEALKARLVDAAEDNASAYLSAFLASRQQTATGVYSLTRHSRPPEILVVSKAAWLRLSPDDQQLLRTAARESATLQRQLRLEREYAARATAASLGVEIVTEVDRKALADATEPVSAHYRADPAVKALVARIKAIASVP; encoded by the coding sequence ATGCGTGGGTTGTGGTTGTCGGTGATGGCGGCGTTGCTTCTGGGGCCGGTCGCGGCGCGAGCCGAGACATTCGGGGTCTCGACCGTTCATCGCCCGGACTATCCGTCGGTGCTGGCCATGGCCGAGATGTCGAGGCTGGTCGCCGAACGCACCGGTGGTCGCATCAAGCTGGCGCTCCAGCCTAAGAGTGGTGACACCGAGTCGTTCACCCTCCAGCAGGTGCGCACCGGCAGGCTCGCCATGGCGACCGTGGGCGTTGCGAACTTCCACGACCTGGTGCCCGCGACGACCGTGCTCTCGCTCCCCTACCTCTTCGAGTCCGACGACCATGTGCGTCGGACGCTTGACGGGCCGATCGGCGAGGAGATTCTCGCGTCCCTCGACGAGATCGGCCTCGTTGGCCTCTGCTTCTACGATCCGGGCTACCGCTCGATCATGGCGCGCCGGCCCGTCCGCAACGGAGCAGACATGAAGAACCTGAAGATCGCCGTGCCGCTCTCCGAGATGGCGCGGGCGACCGTGCAGGCGATGGGCGGCCAGCCGGTGCCTCTGCCGGGCAGCCTTGTCTACGAAGCCCTCAAGGCCCGGCTCGTCGATGCGGCCGAGGACAACGCCTCCGCGTACCTCTCCGCCTTTCTGGCATCGCGCCAGCAGACGGCGACGGGCGTCTACAGCCTGACCCGGCATTCGCGGCCGCCCGAGATCCTGGTGGTCTCGAAGGCGGCGTGGCTGCGTCTGTCGCCGGACGACCAGCAGCTGCTCCGTACCGCTGCCCGGGAATCCGCCACGCTGCAGCGCCAGCTGCGCCTTGAGCGAGAGTATGCGGCGCGCGCGACGGCGGCGTCCCTGGGGGTCGAAATCGTCACGGAAGTCGATCGCAAGGCTTTGGCCGACGCCACGGAGCCGGTCTCCGCACACTACAGGGCGGACCCGGCCGTGAAGGCCCTGGTGGCGCGGATCAAGGCCATCGCATCGGTGCCTTGA